A genomic stretch from Echeneis naucrates chromosome 6, fEcheNa1.1, whole genome shotgun sequence includes:
- the sgk2b gene encoding serine/threonine-protein kinase Sgk2b, translated as MTVTQDRPMTYSKMRGLVSFFSALLKGKKGHLTDFFHKLVISQHLYQHLDTQKILQRQRKLRKEKDAKSTVSSANTETSQMKPSDFDYLKVIGRGSFGKVLLAKHKKQGGYYAVKVLQKQMIVKRKEQRHVMVERNVLMKGLQHPFLVGLHFSFQTSNMLYFVLDYVNGGELFYHLQREGSFPEPRSAFYAAEMAMALGYLHSLDIVYRDLKPENILLDSGGHVMLTDFGLCKEGVAIGGIMHTFCGTPEYLAPEVLQGHPYSPTVDWWGLGAVLFEMLFGLPPFYNRIKAKMFENILHAPLQLHEGVSQAACSLLEGLLERDVSKRLGGSFDLVELQEHPFFASINWDDLLARKVTSPFIPKVTGPCDISHIDPEFTMQPVPASVNERCQVGGVSEAFPGFSFMNPVEYMATQIS; from the exons ATGACAGTGACCCAGGATCGGCCGATGACCTATTCCAAGATGCGAGGACTTGTGTCGTTTTTCTCTG ctCTGCTCAAAGGGAAGAAAGGTCACCTCACTGACTTCTTTCACAAGCTTGTTATCTCACAGCACCTCTACCAACA TTTGGACACCCAAAAAATCCTGCAGCGACAGAGAAAACTGAGGAAAGAGAAGGACGCAAAAAGCACTGTG agttcagcaAACACAGAAACCTCTCA GATGAAGCCATCAGATTTTGACTACCTCAAAGTCATAGGCAGAGGAAGCTTTGGAAAG GTGCTACTCGCGAAACATAAAAAACAAGGAGGGTACTATGCTGTCAAAGTCCTGCAGAAACAGATGATTGTCAAGAGGAAAGAg caaaGGCATGTGATGGTTGAGAGGAATGTCCTGATGAAAGGACTGCAACATCCGTTCCTGGTGGGACTCCATTTTAGTTTCCAGACTTCCAATATGCTGTATTTTGTCCTCGACTATGTTAACGGTGGAGAG CTTTTCTACCACCTTCAGAGAGAAGGGTCTTTTCCTGAACCTAGATCTGCTTTCTACGCTGCAGAGATGGCCATGGCGCTGGGCTACCTCCACTCTCTGGACATTGTTTACag AGATCTCAAACCAGAGAACATCCTGCTGGACAGTGGCGGTCATGTGATGCTGACAGACTTTGGGCTTTGTAAAGAAGGTGTGGCCATCGGTGGGATTATGCATACATTCTGTGGGACTCCTGAGTACCTCGCTCCAGAGGTGCTACAAGGGCACCCATATAGTCCAACAGTGGACTGGTGGGGGCTTGGTGCTGTGCTTTTTGAGATGCTCTTTGGACTT CCTCCATTTTACAACCGTATCAAAGCCAAGATGTTTGAGAATATACTCCACGCTCCCTTGCAGCTGCATGAAGGGGTGTCTCAGGCTGCGTGCTCGCTGTTAGAGGGCTTGCTGGAAAGGGATGTTTCCAAACGCTTAGGGGGAAGTTTTGACCTT GTAGAGCTGCAGGAACATCCCTTCTTTGCCTCCATTAACTGGGATGATCTCCTGGCTAGGAAAGTGACGTCCCCATTTATCCCAAAAGTG ACTGGTCCCTGCGATATCAGCCACATTGACCCTGAGTTCACGATGCAACCGGTGCCTGCCTCTGTGAATGAGCGGTGCCAGGTGGGTGGGGTCAGCGAGGCCTTTCCAGGATTCTCCTTCATGAACCCGGTGGAGTACATGGCAACGCAgatttcataa
- the ptpn3 gene encoding tyrosine-protein phosphatase non-receptor type 3 → MPKPDLLCLVQLLDGTIETFRVSKQDEGLVLLDQVCNHLGLQERQLFSLQIRESTTAIASITANTLSPRWLEPEKPLKKQIKGLVSPFYLNFRVRFFISDPNSLQHEQTRHLYFLQIRSDIREGRLQCPLSAAVVLASYAVQSEMGDHCPSRLPGYLSKCHFIPEQDEDFLRKVEDLHPQHKGLRQSEAELCFLNTARTLELYGVELHGAMDTNNAPLMVGLASSGVAIFCNMICSSFFPWGNIIKISFKRKRFLMHLKRKHGETQDCEVSLILPCPKTCKNLWRSCVDHHSFFSSNRTGRSPKHNNSTAVQSYTKRITQHLGLGNSKTESGPVCQRVVGGMVWNPVLRRSISSEHLETKSLPSRSPPSTPNWRSPRVRHGIRKPRPSSVELTNELKEMTEGEDVFYTYRTSVSSSKDSEGDSSPRNLSGSYTRSTDEALFQNDDSIGEEESSHHYNKDALGDGDLMLICITPDHEGKFGFNVKGGVDQKMPLAISHVKPDSPAGRCEPKLLEGDLVVLINGRDISEHTHDQVVMFIRASRESHTRELALLIRRKGPGRMPPLLQLPPALTLTGQLQGDRVQSPVQLGCVATLEESMRQLERGIQSGTLCFHFENLYRRKPGLSLNCARLCENMDKNRYKDVLPYDATRVKLQGKEDYINASHITVAPPVSGVCLRYVAAQGPLPQTCTHFWQSVWEQQTHTIIMLTTLTERGRTKCHQYWPHPPEVKDYGHMRVKCHSEECNLAYVTRQFTLTHIQRGEERAVTHLQYVAWPDHGVPDDPSDFLLFISSVRERRKGEHPLMVHCSAGIGRTGVLITMETALSLLDKSQPVLPLDIVKTLRDQRPMMVQTTCQFQFVCEAILRVYKEK, encoded by the exons ATGCCAAAACCGGACCTGCTCTGCCTAGTTCAGCTGCTTGACGGGACTATCGAGACCTTTAGAGTCAGC AAGCAGGATGAAGGTCTGGTACTGTTGGACCAAGTATGTAACCACCTGGGCCTTCAGGAGAGGCAGCTCTTCAGTCTGCAGATCAGAGAATCCACCACAGCCATCGCCTCTATTACAGCCAACACACTCTCTCCT agATGGTTGGAGCCTGAGAAACCCTTGAAGAAGCAGATTAAAG GTCTTGTATCTCCCTTTTATCTCAACTTCAGAGTACGGTTCTTCATTTCTGATCCCAACTCTCTGCAGCATGAACAGACGAG ACATCTTTACTTCCTCCAGATCAGGAGCGACATTCGAGAGGGACG GTTGCAGTGCCCTCTGAGCGCAGCTGTAGTGTTAGCCTCTTATGCTGTTCAGT CTGAGATGGGGGATCACTGTCCTTCCCGGCTCCCTGGTTACCTCTCAAAGTGTCACTTTATCCCTGAACAAGATGAAGACTTTCTGCGTAAAGTGGAGGATCTGCATCCACAGCACAA gGGGCTGAGGCAGAGTGAGGCGGAGTTGTGTTTCCTTAACACTGCACGGACCCTGGAGTTGTATGGAGTGGAGCTGCATGGAGCTATG GACACCAACAATGCCCCTCTGATGGTGGGTTTGGCCTCAAGTGGTGTTGCAATATTCTGTAATATGATTTGCTCCAGTTTCTTCCCGTG GGGAAATATAATCAAGATTTCATTCAAGAGGAAACGTTTTCTTATGCATCTTAAACGTAAACAT GGAGAGACCCAAGACTGTGAGGTGTCTCTGATTCTACCCTGCCCCAAAACCTGTAAGAACCTGTGGAGGTCCTGTGTGGATCATCACTCTTTCTTCAGCTCCAACCGCACTGGAAGGAGccccaaacacaacaacagcacagcagtTCAGTCCTACACAAAGCGGATTACACAGCACCTGGGCCTTGGCAACAGTAAAACTGAGAG TGGTCCGGTGTGCCAACGTGTGGTGGGAGGGATGGTGTGGAATCCAGTCCTGCGGAGGTCAATTTCATCAGAGCATCTCGAGACCAAGAGTCTGCCGTCCAGATCGCCCCCATCTACCCCAAACTG GCGAAGTCCGAGAGTCCGCCACGGCATCCGTAAACCCCGTCCATCCTCAGTGGAGCTGACCAATGAACTGAAAGAGATGACAGAGGGGGAAGATGTCTTCTACACTTACCGGACATCTGTGAGCAGCAGCAAGGACAGTGAAGGAGATAGTTCACCTCGCAA TCTCTCTGGCAGTTACACCCGAAGCACAGATGAAGCCTTGTTCCAAAATGATGATAGTATcggagaggaggagagctcACATCACTACAACAAG GATGCACTTGGCGATGGAGACTTGATGCTAATATGCATTACCCCTGATCACGAGGGCAAGTTTGGCTTTAATGTTAAA GGGGGGGTGGACCAGAAGATGCCTCTAGCGATATCACATGTAAAACCAGACTCTCCG GCAGGCCGATGTGAACCCAAACTCCTGGAGGGAGACCTGGTCGTCCTCATCAATGGTCGAGAcatttctgaacacacacatgatcAAGTTGTCATGTTCATACGAGCCAGCAGAGAGTCGCACACCAGAGAGCTGGCCTTGCTCATTCGACGTAAAG GTCCTGGACGAATGCCCCCCCTGCTGCAGTTGCCTCCCGCTCTCACACTCACCGGCCAATTACAGGGAGACAGAGTGCAGTCACCTGTTCAGTTGGGATGTGTTGCCACACTAGAGGAATCAATGAGACAGCTGGAGAGAGGAATACAGTCTGGGACACTGTGTTTCCATTTTGAG AATTTATACAGGAGGAAGCCTGGTCTGTCACTAAATTGTGCGAGGCTCTGCGAGAACATGGACAAGAATCGATACAAGGATGTTTTACCTT ATGATGCCACCAGAGTGAAGCTCCAGGGCAAGGAGGACTACATCAATGCCAGCCACATCACG GTGGCGCCCCCAGTGTCTGGTGTATGTTTACGTTATGTTGCCGCTCAGGGTCCATTGCCACAGACCTGCACTCACTTTTGGCAGAGTGTTTGGgagcaacagacacacaccatcatcATGCTAACAACTCTCACTGAGAGGGGAAGG ACCAAGTGCCACCAGTACTGGCCACATCCCCCAGAAGTGAAGGATTATGGGCACATGCGGGTGAAGTGTCACTCAGAGGAGTGTAACCTGGCGTATGTGACACGACAATTCACTCTGACTCATATACAG cgaGGTGAGGAGCGTGCAGTCACACACCTGCAGTATGTTGCGTGGCCAGACCATGGCGTGCCTGATGACCCTTCAGACTTCTTGCTGTTCATTAGCTcagtgagggagaggaggaaaggcgAACACCCATTAATGGTACACTGCAG CGCTGGGATTGGACGGACAGGTGTTCTGATCACCATGGAAACGGCGCTGAGTCTGTTGGATAAGAGTCAACCGGTGTTACCGCTGGATATTGTCAAAACACTAAGAGATCAGCGGCCAATGATGGTCCAGACTACG TGTCAgttccagtttgtgtgtgaggccATTCTGCGGGTCTACAAAGAGAAATAG